Proteins co-encoded in one Fusarium musae strain F31 chromosome 3, whole genome shotgun sequence genomic window:
- a CDS encoding hypothetical protein (EggNog:ENOG41), whose translation MARDHAHNENFEVVAGFLSPVSDAYKKKGLAPAHHRIEMCRLATENSSKWLMVDPWEAESPTYIPTAKVLDHFDYEINEVMGGVECTDGTRKRCRIVLLAGLDLIQTMSTPGVWDERDLDHILGNYGVFALERTGTEIDSTLANLKQWEKNIHIIRQVVTNDISSTKIRLLLKRNMSIDYLIPDLVVSYIFENNLYRDLDMPDSKGKENAITNGPDAGTSTG comes from the exons ATGGCTCGAGACCATGCTCACAATGAGA ATTTCGAAGTTGTTGCAGGTTTTTTGAGTCCTG TCAGCGATGCCTACAAAAAGAAGGGCCTAGCTCCTGCTCATCACAGGATTGAGATGTGTAGGCTTGCGACCGAAAACAGCTCTAAGTGGCTAATGGTCGACCCATGGGAAGCTGAGAGCCCGACTTACATCCCAACGGCCAAAGTGCTTGATCACTTTGACTATGAGATCAATGAGGTCATGGGCGGTGTTGAATGCACTGACGGAACTCGAAAGCGCTGCCGCATTGTGCTTCTTGCTGGCCTCGATCTCATCCAGACCATGTCGACTCCTGGTGTGTGGGACGAGCGTGACCTTGACCACATCCTGGGCAACTATGGCGTTTTTGCTTTGGAGCGTACAGGAACTGAAATTGATTCAACCCTGGCAAACCTGAAGCAATGGGAGAAGAATATTCACATAATTCGTCAG GTCGTTACCAATGACATCAGTAGCACCAAAATTCGCCTATTGCTCAAACGCAACATGTCGATTGACTATTTGATTCCTGATCTTGTAGTCAGCTACATTTTCGAAAATAATCTTTATCGGGATCTCGATATGCCTGACTCGAAGGGCAAAGAGAACGCCATTACGAATGGGCCCGATGCCGGCACCAGCACTGGTTGA